Below is a genomic region from Rhizobium sp. 9140.
TCATCGGCTTGGGGTGCGAGACGTCGAAACGCAGGCGCTCGGGCGCGACCAGCGAACCCTTCTGTGCGACATGGGTGCCGAGAACCTCGCGCAGCGCCTCGTGCAGCAGGTGTGTCGCCGAATGATTGGCCCGCAGCCGACCACGGCGGGAATGATCGACGGTCAGCGCCACGGCGTCGCCAGCCTTGATCGTGCCCTCATCGACGGTCGCGATGTGGACGAACACGCCCTCGCCGCGCTTCTGCGTGTCGGTCACGCTCAGGCGCGCACCGTCGGAGGTAATGATGCCGGTATCGCCCATCTGCCCCCCGGATTCGCCGTAGAACGGCGTCTGGCTGACGACGATCTGGACGGTTTCGCCGGCCGATGCCGACTCGATCGGCACCCCGCCGCGCACCAGCGCCTGCACGACGCCTTCGGCGGTCTCCGTGTCGTATCCAAGGAACTCCGTTGCGCCGAAGCGATCCTTCAGTTCGTACCAGATGGTTTCCGTCGCGGTATCGCCGGAACCGGACCAGCTGGCGCGGGCCTCGGCCTTCTGGCGCTGCATCGCATCGTTAAAGCTTGTGAGATCGACACCGATGCCGCGGCCGCGCAGCGCGTCCTGCGTCAAGTCGAGCGGAAAGCCATAGGTGTCATAGAGCTTGAACGCCGTCTCGCCATCGAGCGTATCGCCCTTGTCGAGCGTTGCCGTCGCGTCGGCGAGCAGGCCGAGGCCGCGATCGAGCGTCTTGCGGAAACGGGTTTCCTCGAGCTTCAACGTCTCCGAAATCAGCGCTTCCGCGCGCACCAGTTCCGGATAGGCGCGGCCCATCTCGCCCACCAGCGCCGGCAGCAGCTTCCACATCAGCGGCTCGCGGGCGCCCAGCAGTTCGGCATGGCGCATCGCGCGCCGCATGATGCGGCGGAGCACATAGCCGCGGCCTTCGTTCGATGGCAGCACACCGTCGGCAATCAGGAAGGCGGAGGAGCGCAGGTGGTCGGCAATCACCCGGTGGCTGGCGCGCCGGTCACCTTCGGCCTTGACGCCGGTCGCTTCCTCGGAGGCCGAAATCAGGGCGCGGAAAAGGTCGATATCGTAATTGTCGTGCTTGCCCTGCAGCAGCGCCGCGACGCGCTCCAGGCCCATGCCGGTGTCGATCGACGGGCGCGGCAGGTCGAGGCGCTCTTCCTTCGTCACCTGCTCATACTGCATGAAGACGAGGTTCCAGATCTCGATGAACCGGTCGCCATCCTCGTCCGGCGAGCCCGGAGGTCCACCCCAGATATGATCGCCGTGGTCATAGAAGATTTCCGAGCACGGACCGCAGGGGCCGGTATCGCCCATGGCCCAGAAATTGTCGCTGGTGGGGATGCGGATGATACGGTCGTCCGAGAGGCCGGCGATCTTCTTCCACAGGCCGAATGCCTCGTCGTCGGTGTGGTAGACCGTCACCAGCAGGCGCTTGGCATCGATGCCGAATTCTTTCGTGATCAGGTTCCAGGCAAGCTCGATGGCGCGTTCCTTGAAATAGTCGCCGAACGAGAAGTTGCCGAGCATTTCGAAGAAGGTGTGGTGGCGAGCGGTGTAACCGACATTGTCGAGGTCGTTGTGCTTGCCGCCGGCACGCACGCATTTCTGTGCGGTCGTGGCGGTGGAAAACGGGCGCTGCTCCAGACCGGTAAAGACGTTCTTGAACTGGACCATGCCCGCATTGGTGAACATCAGCGTCGGATCGTTACGCGGAACGAGCGGGCTCGACGGCACGACCGTGTGGCCGTTCGTCTTGAAATAGTCGAGGAATGTCGACCGGATCTCGTTTACGCCACTCATGTCTCGTCCTTCGCCCCTGCGCGACCCTGGCTGCTGCTGACGAGCGGCTCCGGGTGGTATCGATTGTTCACGTCCACGCGCAGGCCGGCTCCGTCATCGGAGCAGCAGGCTTGCGCGAACCCGAGGCTTTTATCGTTCGCAGAAA
It encodes:
- the alaS gene encoding alanine--tRNA ligase — its product is MSGVNEIRSTFLDYFKTNGHTVVPSSPLVPRNDPTLMFTNAGMVQFKNVFTGLEQRPFSTATTAQKCVRAGGKHNDLDNVGYTARHHTFFEMLGNFSFGDYFKERAIELAWNLITKEFGIDAKRLLVTVYHTDDEAFGLWKKIAGLSDDRIIRIPTSDNFWAMGDTGPCGPCSEIFYDHGDHIWGGPPGSPDEDGDRFIEIWNLVFMQYEQVTKEERLDLPRPSIDTGMGLERVAALLQGKHDNYDIDLFRALISASEEATGVKAEGDRRASHRVIADHLRSSAFLIADGVLPSNEGRGYVLRRIMRRAMRHAELLGAREPLMWKLLPALVGEMGRAYPELVRAEALISETLKLEETRFRKTLDRGLGLLADATATLDKGDTLDGETAFKLYDTYGFPLDLTQDALRGRGIGVDLTSFNDAMQRQKAEARASWSGSGDTATETIWYELKDRFGATEFLGYDTETAEGVVQALVRGGVPIESASAGETVQIVVSQTPFYGESGGQMGDTGIITSDGARLSVTDTQKRGEGVFVHIATVDEGTIKAGDAVALTVDHSRRGRLRANHSATHLLHEALREVLGTHVAQKGSLVAPERLRFDVSHPKPMTAEELKIVEDMANEIIVQNTAVTTRLMSVDDAIAEGAMALFGEKYGDEVRVVSMGQGVRGAKTGRPYSVELCGGTHVGATGEIGLVRILGESAVGSGVRRIEALTGVSALSYLSEQDERVKTLASTLKVQPGDVIGRVESLMDERRKLERELADARRKLALGGGGAAGSADAPRDINGIKFLGKVVTGVDPKDLKGLADDGKKSLGSGIVAFIGVGDDGKASAVVGVTEDLVKAHSAVDLVRIASAALGGKGGGGRPDMAQAGGPDGTLAADAIEAVAQAIADIAAAA